The following are encoded together in the Drosophila sechellia strain sech25 chromosome 3R, ASM438219v1, whole genome shotgun sequence genome:
- the LOC6613926 gene encoding probable mitochondrial import inner membrane translocase subunit Tim17 1, which produces MAEYGREPCPFRIVEDCGGAFAMGALGGGAFQAIKGFRNAPSGLRYRLSGGLAAVRARSGLVGGNFAVWGATFSAIDCSLVYFRKKEDPWNAIISGATTGGILAARTGLTSMLSSALVGGALLALIEGVGIVVSHYSADSYRQVSPVERQERYKQELLRQQKDVSPLATTYGEIDSSAL; this is translated from the exons ATGGCGGAGTACGGTCGTGAGCCTTGTCCCTTTCGCATTGTCGAGGATTGTGGTGGAGCCTTCGCAATGGGCGCCTTGGGCGGAGGAGCCTTCCAAGCGATCAAGGGCTTTCGAAACGCTCCCTCCGGCCTGAGATACCGATTGAGCGGAGGATTGGCGGCGGTACGGGCTCGATCCGGCCTGGTGGGCGGTAACTTTGCGGTGTGGGGTGCCACCTTCAGCGCCATCGACTGCTCACTGGTTTACTTCCGGAAGAAGGAGGATCCGTGGAACGCCATAATTAGTGGAGCGACCACCGGGGGCATTCTTGCTGCCAGAACTG GACTAACCTCCATGCTCAGTAGTGCCTTGGTGGGCGGGGCTCTGTTGGCCCTTATAGAGGGCGTGGGCATTGTGGTGTCCCATTATTCGGCGGATTCCTACCGCCAGGTGTCGCCCGTGGAGCGGCAGGAACGGTACAAGCAGGAGCTTTTACGCCAGCAAAAGGACGTTTCTCCACTCGCTACGACTTATGGAGAG ATCGATTCTTCGGCATTGTAG